Proteins encoded together in one Lachnospiraceae bacterium JLR.KK008 window:
- the ilvA gene encoding threonine ammonia-lyase — MLTLEAFEEAAEVVKKVTLETKLVYSDYLSSQTGNKVYLKPENMQFTGAYKVRGAYYKMSTLSDEERAKGLITASAGNHAQGVAYAAKCYGARATIVMPTTTPLMKVTRTKSYGADVVLYGDVYDEACAHALELAEKHGYTFIHPFDDEAVATGQGTIAMEIFKELPLVDYILVPIGGGGLATGVSTLAKLLNPKIKVIGVEPAGANCMQESIRNGKVTTLPNVSTIADGTAVKTPGTNIFPYIQKNLDGILTVEDKELVVSFLDMVENHKIVVENSGLLTVAALKQLKPEKKKVVSILSGGNMDIITMSSVVQQGLIFRDRIFSVSVLLPDKPGELCRVASVIAKESGNVIKLEHNQFVSTNRSAAVELRITMEAFGTEHKQQIIGALEKEGYCPKVVATSI, encoded by the coding sequence ATGCTGACGCTGGAGGCATTTGAAGAGGCGGCGGAAGTCGTCAAAAAAGTGACGCTGGAGACAAAGCTCGTATACAGCGACTATCTGAGCAGCCAGACCGGCAACAAGGTGTATTTAAAGCCGGAAAATATGCAGTTTACCGGAGCTTATAAAGTGCGGGGCGCCTATTATAAGATGAGCACGTTAAGCGATGAAGAGCGTGCGAAAGGGCTGATCACCGCTTCTGCGGGCAATCATGCGCAGGGCGTGGCTTATGCGGCGAAATGTTACGGCGCCAGGGCAACGATCGTCATGCCGACGACGACACCGCTGATGAAGGTGACAAGGACGAAAAGTTACGGCGCTGATGTGGTACTGTACGGTGATGTTTATGATGAGGCGTGCGCTCATGCTCTTGAGCTGGCGGAGAAACATGGCTATACTTTCATTCATCCGTTTGATGATGAGGCGGTGGCCACCGGACAGGGAACGATCGCCATGGAGATCTTCAAGGAACTTCCGCTCGTCGATTATATCCTGGTGCCGATCGGCGGCGGCGGACTGGCCACAGGTGTGTCGACATTGGCAAAGCTGCTCAATCCCAAGATCAAGGTAATCGGTGTGGAACCCGCAGGCGCCAACTGTATGCAGGAGTCGATCAGGAACGGAAAAGTAACGACGTTGCCAAATGTGAGCACGATCGCGGACGGTACGGCAGTCAAGACGCCGGGAACGAATATTTTTCCCTATATTCAGAAAAATCTGGACGGTATACTCACTGTAGAGGACAAAGAGCTTGTCGTCTCTTTTCTCGATATGGTGGAGAATCATAAAATCGTTGTGGAAAATTCCGGCCTGCTGACGGTGGCGGCGCTCAAACAACTGAAGCCAGAGAAGAAGAAGGTCGTCTCGATTTTAAGCGGCGGCAATATGGACATTATCACGATGTCCTCTGTCGTCCAGCAGGGACTGATCTTCCGTGACCGTATCTTCTCCGTGTCTGTCCTGCTGCCGGATAAGCCGGGCGAACTTTGCAGGGTCGCCTCTGTGATCGCCAAAGAGAGCGGCAATGTAATCAAGCTGGAGCACAATCAGTTTGTATCTACGAACAGGAGCGCGGCGGTCGAACTGCGGATCACGATGGAGGCATTCGGTACTGAGCATAAGCAGCAGATTATCGGGGCGCTGGAGAAGGAGGGCTACTGTCCGAAAGTCGTAGCTACCAGTATCTGA
- a CDS encoding YitT family protein, which yields MNRKSIKKGLRNYLVITLAAIVYAAGVSLFLDPNNLAPGGVTGIAILLNRLIGVNTGTLIMILNVPIILLGMWKFGWKFIVSTFYAIFAVSAATDILAPVGALTKEPMLAAIAGGALSAAALGIIFRAGATTGGTDIIIKVLRLKYPHMRTGFLFLLSDVMIAGSSLFVFGDVDVVLYALLAVFVMSRVMDIVLYGTDEAKLIYIISDKPKEIADRILEEIEIGVTYLDGRGGYSSQSKEVIMCVTRKQQAPKIEEIVKEEDPRAFMIVTSASEIYGEGYKNIFADKI from the coding sequence ATGAACAGAAAGAGTATCAAAAAGGGGCTCAGAAACTATTTGGTCATTACATTGGCGGCGATCGTCTATGCGGCGGGGGTCAGTCTTTTTCTGGACCCTAATAATCTGGCGCCGGGCGGCGTGACAGGTATCGCGATCCTGCTGAACAGATTGATCGGGGTCAATACCGGTACGCTGATTATGATCCTCAATGTTCCGATTATCCTGCTTGGTATGTGGAAGTTTGGCTGGAAGTTTATTGTCTCTACCTTCTATGCGATTTTTGCGGTGTCTGCGGCCACGGATATTCTGGCGCCTGTAGGGGCGCTCACGAAGGAACCGATGCTGGCAGCGATCGCCGGCGGTGCGTTATCTGCGGCGGCGTTGGGCATTATATTCAGGGCGGGAGCGACGACAGGCGGTACAGACATCATTATCAAGGTACTGCGTCTGAAATATCCCCATATGCGGACCGGTTTTTTGTTTCTGCTCTCGGACGTGATGATTGCAGGCAGTTCCCTGTTTGTGTTCGGTGATGTAGACGTCGTCTTATATGCGCTGCTTGCGGTTTTTGTCATGTCGCGTGTGATGGATATTGTGCTTTATGGTACGGACGAGGCCAAACTGATTTATATCATCAGTGATAAGCCGAAGGAGATTGCAGACCGCATTCTGGAAGAAATTGAAATCGGTGTGACCTATCTGGATGGCCGGGGCGGCTACAGCAGCCAGAGCAAAGAAGTCATTATGTGCGTGACGAGAAAACAGCAGGCGCCGAAGATCGAGGAGATCGTGAAAGAGGAAGATCCGCGTGCCTTTATGATTGTGACAAGCGCTTCAGAGATATACGGAGAGGGCTATAAAAATATTTTTGCCGACAAAATATAA
- a CDS encoding AraC family transcriptional regulator, with protein sequence MKNYEKTGYLQEPFRLFHLKDNVRQEISLHYHDFYKIIVFYTGTVTYMVEGKSYLLKPGDIVLVNRNHIHKPTIDDSVPYERTIFYISGECLESCRSEGYDPFFCFTQAAEKKDYVLRVEDFLKTEAGGILAAMESGGERYGWQAERLLLFQLFLLAVNRICQGGEQEAKICPPAVYHQKIIDAMTYLSEHIFEEISVDDLADAVYMSKYHLMRQFKKETGYTIHKYLTEKRIMAAKEMLLAGQPATSVSEVCGFLDYSTFLRAFRGSVGMTPTDFAASRKGRNSGGGQNLR encoded by the coding sequence ATGAAAAACTATGAGAAAACAGGATACCTGCAGGAGCCTTTCCGGCTTTTTCATCTGAAAGACAATGTCAGACAGGAAATCAGTCTGCATTACCACGATTTTTACAAGATTATTGTTTTTTATACGGGAACCGTCACCTATATGGTTGAGGGAAAATCGTATCTGTTAAAGCCAGGAGATATTGTGCTCGTAAACAGAAATCATATTCATAAGCCGACGATTGATGACTCTGTACCTTATGAGAGGACGATCTTTTATATTTCGGGGGAATGTCTGGAGAGCTGCCGCTCGGAAGGATACGATCCCTTTTTCTGTTTTACACAGGCGGCGGAGAAAAAAGATTATGTGCTGCGGGTGGAAGACTTTCTGAAAACGGAGGCAGGCGGCATTCTCGCTGCCATGGAATCAGGGGGAGAGCGGTATGGCTGGCAGGCAGAACGGCTGCTGCTGTTTCAGCTTTTCCTGTTGGCCGTAAATCGTATCTGCCAGGGCGGGGAACAGGAAGCGAAAATCTGTCCTCCCGCTGTGTATCACCAGAAGATTATTGATGCTATGACTTACCTGTCAGAACACATATTCGAAGAAATTTCCGTCGATGATCTGGCGGACGCCGTCTATATGAGTAAATATCATCTGATGCGGCAGTTTAAAAAAGAGACCGGATATACGATACACAAATATTTGACGGAAAAGCGGATTATGGCAGCAAAAGAGATGCTGCTGGCGGGTCAGCCGGCCACAAGTGTGAGCGAGGTGTGCGGTTTTCTTGACTATTCGACGTTCTTACGGGCATTCAGAGGGAGTGTGGGGATGACGCCTACGGATTTTGCAGCATCCCGGAAAGGCCGGAACTCGGGTGGAGGGCAAAATCTTCGGTGA
- a CDS encoding FAD:protein FMN transferase yields MKKIYKKLYLRKAFKLWSLFCCFLAAASLCGCGKNSLPVSRTGFYFDTVITLTLYDTAGLSTARTEEIFTECFQICETYEAMFSRTREGSDIWNINHAQGHPVQVTAETADLLAKALSYCEATDGAVDVTVAPLSDLWDFSSESLGTKTAENALPAPAQIADTLSHVNYQKVSLEGTTVTLSDPGAALDLGCIAKGYIADRLKDYLSGQGIDSALINLGGNLLALGNRPDGSPFRLGIQKPFDMEGTPIAVLTAADVSLVSSGVYERYFTLDGIRYHHLFNTRTGMPEDNGLLSVTIVTESSADADILSTACFLLGLEKGMAYAESLPGVEAVFVTEDFALHPSSGLSGMLQNP; encoded by the coding sequence ATGAAAAAAATTTATAAAAAATTATATTTAAGGAAAGCCTTTAAACTATGGTCTCTCTTCTGCTGTTTTCTTGCCGCCGCTTCCCTGTGCGGCTGCGGAAAAAATTCCCTGCCCGTCTCCCGGACCGGGTTTTATTTTGATACCGTGATCACTCTCACCCTCTATGACACGGCCGGTCTCTCCACCGCCCGTACGGAAGAAATTTTTACCGAGTGCTTTCAGATCTGTGAAACATATGAAGCCATGTTCAGCCGCACAAGAGAAGGCAGCGACATCTGGAACATCAACCACGCCCAGGGACACCCTGTCCAGGTAACAGCGGAGACTGCAGATCTGCTGGCGAAAGCGCTCTCCTATTGCGAGGCCACTGACGGCGCTGTCGATGTCACTGTCGCGCCTCTGTCAGACCTCTGGGACTTTTCTTCCGAGAGCCTGGGGACAAAGACTGCTGAAAACGCCCTGCCTGCTCCGGCACAGATCGCGGACACTCTCTCACATGTGAATTATCAGAAGGTGTCTCTCGAAGGAACGACGGTCACTTTGTCAGACCCCGGCGCCGCTCTCGACCTTGGCTGCATCGCCAAAGGCTATATCGCCGACAGGCTGAAAGACTATCTGTCCGGTCAGGGCATCGACAGCGCCCTCATCAATCTCGGCGGCAATCTGCTTGCCCTCGGCAACAGGCCTGACGGCTCACCGTTCAGACTGGGCATCCAAAAACCGTTCGATATGGAAGGAACCCCGATCGCCGTACTTACCGCAGCGGACGTCTCCCTTGTCTCTTCCGGTGTCTATGAACGGTACTTTACACTGGACGGCATCCGCTACCATCATCTGTTCAATACCAGGACAGGAATGCCGGAAGACAATGGCCTGCTCTCTGTCACAATCGTAACCGAATCATCCGCCGATGCGGACATACTGAGCACTGCCTGCTTCCTGCTCGGACTGGAAAAAGGTATGGCCTATGCGGAGTCGCTCCCCGGTGTGGAAGCTGTTTTTGTCACCGAAGATTTTGCCCTCCACCCGAGTTCCGGCCTTTCCGGGATGCTGCAAAATCCGTAG
- a CDS encoding glycoside hydrolase family 25 protein, whose protein sequence is MKLTDDFDDKNSGAALVYMGIAVFLTVVTIVGAVVLLNQKPRRSKGNEAETVAAETESGPDMQESVSDDPYISGSTLTSDDLDFWHMYDETEDLLEEKEKEKEEEKEEEQDPSTDGRHTKLVSDDGTEEWIEINPYLTKNTYDHSGLVYQYPIMKYYEDSEKMSRVGIHVSADDGDVNFDRLKKAGIDFVMIQIGSRGYGSGNLMADDMFYENVRKATEAEMDFGVTFFSQAITKEEALEEADRVIEGLQGFTVVYPVVFDMEYVKNDTARVQGLSRDAKTEIAIAFMEAVEEVGYKAMLYGDKEWLIRKVDLTKLISYDIWLSQEADTPDYPYKYTMWEYTKNAKVNGISEPAKLSICFIDYASK, encoded by the coding sequence ATGAAACTGACAGATGATTTTGATGATAAAAATTCCGGCGCAGCCCTTGTCTATATGGGGATCGCCGTATTCCTGACGGTCGTGACGATTGTGGGAGCCGTTGTGCTCCTCAATCAAAAGCCGCGCCGCAGTAAAGGCAATGAGGCAGAGACAGTGGCAGCCGAGACAGAGAGCGGGCCGGACATGCAGGAGTCGGTGAGCGACGATCCGTATATTTCCGGCAGCACATTGACGAGCGACGATCTGGACTTCTGGCATATGTATGACGAGACAGAAGATTTGCTGGAGGAAAAAGAGAAGGAAAAAGAAGAGGAAAAGGAAGAAGAGCAGGACCCTTCCACTGATGGAAGACATACAAAACTCGTGTCGGACGACGGGACGGAGGAGTGGATTGAGATCAATCCTTATCTGACGAAAAATACGTACGATCATTCCGGACTTGTCTATCAATATCCGATTATGAAATATTATGAGGACAGTGAGAAGATGTCGCGGGTCGGTATTCATGTCTCGGCGGATGACGGGGACGTGAATTTTGACAGGCTGAAAAAGGCGGGCATCGACTTTGTCATGATACAGATCGGTTCCCGGGGCTATGGCAGCGGTAATCTGATGGCGGACGATATGTTTTATGAGAATGTGAGGAAAGCGACCGAGGCGGAGATGGATTTCGGGGTGACCTTCTTTTCTCAGGCGATTACAAAGGAAGAGGCGCTGGAGGAGGCGGACAGAGTCATAGAAGGGCTGCAGGGATTTACGGTCGTATATCCGGTTGTCTTTGATATGGAATATGTGAAAAACGATACCGCCAGGGTACAGGGACTGTCCAGAGACGCCAAGACGGAGATTGCGATCGCTTTTATGGAGGCGGTCGAGGAGGTAGGTTATAAGGCGATGCTCTATGGGGACAAGGAATGGCTGATCCGGAAAGTGGACCTGACGAAGCTGATCAGCTACGACATCTGGCTGTCGCAGGAGGCGGATACGCCGGATTATCCTTATAAGTATACGATGTGGGAATATACAAAAAACGCCAAGGTAAACGGGATCAGTGAACCGGCGAAACTGAGCATCTGTTTTATCGACTATGCGTCGAAATGA
- the hisB gene encoding imidazoleglycerol-phosphate dehydratase HisB yields the protein MEPRKVTVTRNTKETEITLTLNLDGSGICKIDTGIGFFDHMLSGFARHGLFDLEVVCRGDLQVDCHHTIEDVGIVLGEAIRQAVGEKKAIRRYGSQILPMDEALVLCAIDLSGRPCLRFDEEYTVDRLGEMDTEMIHDFFYAVSYRAEMNLHIKKLDGTNNHHIAEASFKAFAKALDEATMAEPRIEGVWSTKGVL from the coding sequence ATGGAACCGAGAAAGGTTACGGTGACAAGAAATACGAAGGAGACGGAGATCACGCTGACGCTGAATCTGGATGGCAGCGGAATCTGCAAAATCGACACGGGAATCGGCTTTTTCGATCATATGTTGAGCGGCTTTGCCAGACATGGACTGTTTGACCTGGAGGTTGTATGCAGGGGTGATCTGCAGGTGGACTGCCATCACACGATAGAAGATGTGGGGATTGTGCTTGGGGAAGCCATCCGCCAGGCTGTGGGAGAGAAGAAAGCTATCAGACGCTACGGCAGTCAGATACTGCCGATGGATGAGGCGCTTGTACTCTGTGCCATCGATCTGTCAGGCCGTCCCTGCCTGCGTTTTGACGAGGAATATACCGTGGACCGGCTCGGAGAGATGGATACGGAGATGATTCATGACTTTTTCTATGCCGTTTCCTATCGGGCGGAAATGAACCTGCATATCAAAAAGCTGGACGGAACGAACAATCATCATATTGCAGAAGCCAGCTTCAAGGCCTTTGCCAAAGCGCTCGATGAGGCGACGATGGCCGAGCCGCGCATAGAAGGTGTGTGGTCGACAAAAGGGGTGCTGTAG